A window of the Paralichthys olivaceus isolate ysfri-2021 chromosome 5, ASM2471397v2, whole genome shotgun sequence genome harbors these coding sequences:
- the llgl1 gene encoding lethal(2) giant larvae protein homolog 1, producing the protein MMKFRFRRQGTDPQREKIKQELFAFNKTVEHGFPHQPSALAFDPKLQLMAIGTKSGAIKVYGAPGVEFTGLHQDTTAVTQIHFLPGQGRLLSLLDDNTIHLWELLAGPPRDVGGVKKEGVASLQEVGNYSLPGRPGIESCSATRVTVLLLLRSCDLLCIGTEGGGVYFLQLPRLSLKDDQTLLQDQVTQSLPDDYRCGKSLGPVESLQEHPQHSGKILIGYSRGLVVLWDLSTHRADQLFLGKQQLESLVWERTGNLFVSSHNDGGYSVWPVSSGNTYNHQPMSSNIPYGPFPCKAISKILWRTVQTGSPVLLYSGGMPRASYGDRHCLTIQQDKDHVTLDFTSRVIDFFTVHNTEKEKEFDDPSAVVVLLEEELVVIDLQTPGWPSLPTPYLAPLHSSAITCSCHISSVPPKLWERLVNAGKAQQGSLHTNRSWPICGGKNLAPPPKQQELLLTGHEDGTVRFWDASGVALTPLYKLSTANVFHTDCYPCDDPQDPGNDPDMQQEEEWPPFRKVGCFDPYSDDPRLGIQKISLCKYSNKLVVAGTAGQVIVLGLSDDHSDHFVDVSVVDLLQDREGFTWKGHDRLEPRLKPAPFPPGFQPLVLVQCLPPASVTAVALHAEWNLIAFGTSHGFGLFDYHRRNAVLARCTLHPNDSLAMEGPLSRVKSLKKSLRQSFRRIRKSRVSGKKRTITTPTSKVQEANAALAEQEEMAPIQRRIEPRSADDSLSGVVRCLCFADTFLRDGTHHGPTLWAGTNSGSVYAYALEVPGIGSGRACERGGASESSVCVEAVLGKEIQLMHRAPVVSICVLDGRGKPLPDPYEASQDLAIAPDMTNAHSVLIASEEQLKVFSLPKVSAKTKFKLTAHEGCRVRKVALVVFSSTAQEDYSEHTLVCLTNMGDMHLFNIPGLRPQVRYDCIRKEDISGIASCVFTKNGQGFYLISPSEYERFSLSAKVVTEPLFSVQLDRSLEPTPACDGMTTQPQANGTHKNQMSQAEGQTEELPSSLSSPNLDTPLDSPLSCADLTLDTTGDLTVEDVRDFLTTVDEAENNLKNIKEEEGRSTGILIN; encoded by the exons TTACGGGGCCCCTGGTGTGGAGTTCACCGGACTTCACCAGGACACCACTGCGGTCACACAGATCCACTTCCTGCCTGGACAG GGGCGGCTGCTGTCGCTGCTGGATGACAACACCATTCACCTGTGGGAGCTCCTGGCCGGGCCCCCGAGAGATGTGGGAGGGGTTAAGAAAGAGGGTGTGGCCTCTCTCCAAGAAGTGGGCAATTACAGCCTCCCTGGAAGACCTGGCATCGAGAGCTGCAG TGCTACTCGGGTGACTGTACTCCTGCTGCTGAGGTCATGTGACCTGCTCTGCATTGGAACTGAAGGAGGGGGCGTGTACTTCCTGCAGTTGCCCCGCCTGTCACTGAAAGACGACCAGACGCTGCTCCAGGATCAGGTCACGCAGAG ccTGCCAGATGACTACAGATGTGGGAAATCTTTAGGGCCGGTGGAGTCACTTCAGGAACACCCTCAGCATTCAGGGAAGATTCTGATCGGCTACAGCAGAGGCCTGGTGGTCCTATGGGATCTGAGCACTCATCGTGCCGACCAGCTCTTCCTGGGCAAGCAG cagctggagagcCTGGTGTGGGAACGCACTGGAAACCTGTTTGTCAGTTCCCACAATGACGGGGGCTACTCTGTGTGGCCTGTTTCCAGTGGCAACACCTACAATCACCAGCCAATGTCCTCCAACATCCCATATG GTCCATTTCCCTGCAAGGCCATCAGCAAGATCCTGTGGAGGACAGTACAGACGGG TTCTCCGGTGCTGTTATACAGTGGAGGGATGCCGAGAGCCAGCTACGGTGACCGCCACTGTCTCACCATTCAGCAGGACAAAGACCACGTCACTCTTGACTTCACATCCCGAGTCATTGACTTCTTCACTGTTCAcaacacagagaaggagaaag AGTTTGATGACCCATCTGCAGTGGTCGTGTTACTAGAAGAGGAGCTGGTTGTAATCGACCTGCAGACCCCCGGGTGGCCCTCTCTGCCGACTCCCTACCTAGCTCCTCTCCACTCGTCAGCTATCACCTGCTCCTGTCACATCTCCAGTGTTCCTCCTAAACTGTGGGAGCGGCTGGTCAACGCAGGCAAAGCACAGCAGGGCTCGCTACACACAAACAGG AGCTGGCCCATATGTGGAGGGAAGAACCTGGCACCCCCACCCAAACAACAAGAGCTGCTGTTGacagg acatGAGGATGGTACTGTTCGCTTCTGGGATGCATCAGGCGTCGCTCTTACGCCGTTGTACAAACTCAGCACAGCTAACGTCTTCCACACCGACTGTTACCCCTGTGACGACCCCCAGGACCCAGGAAATGACCCGGAcatgcagcaggaggaggaatggCCTCCCTTCAGGAAG GTGGGCTGTTTCGACCCGTACAGCGATGACCCCAGACTCGGCATCCAGAAGATCAGTCTGTGCAAATACAGCAACAAGCTGGTTGTGGCTGGAACTGCTGGACAG GTGATAGTGTTGGGTTTGAGTGACGATCACTCGGACCACTTTGTGGACGTGTCGGTGGTTGATCTGCTTCAGGACAGGGAGGGCTTCACCTGGAAGGGCCACGACAGGCTGGAGCCACGCCTCAAACCTGCCCCCTTCCCGCCAGGCTTCCAGCCACTGGTGCTGGTGCAGTGTCTGCCCCCCGCCTCTGTTACAGCGGTGGCGCTGCAtgcagagtggaacctgatcgCCTTTGGGACAAGTCATGGATTTGGCTTGTTTGACTACCACAGACGAAACGCTGTGCTGGCCAG GTGCACCCTGCACCCGAACGACTCCTTGGCAATGGAGGGCCCACTGTCCAGGGTCAAGTCCTTGAAGAAGTCCTTACGGCAAAGCTTTAGACGCATTCGCAAGAGCAGGGTGTCGGGGAAGAAACGCACCATTACCACACCCACCAGCAAG GTCCAAGAGGCTAACGCTGCTTTagcagagcaggaggaaatGGCTCCTATACAGCGAAGGATTGAGCCCCGGTCAGCAGACGACTCGCTGTCTGGAGTGGTCCGATGTCTTTGCTTCGCCGACACCTTCCTTCGTGATG GTACACACCACGGCCCCACACTTTGGGCGGGCACCAATTCGGGCAGTGTGTACGCCTACGCTCTAGAGGTCCCCGGCATTGGCTCGGGACGTGCGTGTGAGCGGGGCGGTGCAAGCGAGAGCAGCGTGTGTGTGGAGGCGGTGCTGGGTAAAGAGATTCAGCTGATGCACAGGGCCCCTGTGGTGTCGATCTGCGTGTTGGACGGCCGGGGGAAACCTTTACCGGACCCATACGAAGCCTCCCAAGACCTCGCCATCGCGCCGGATATGACGAACGCTCACTCTGTCCTCATTGCATCAGAGGAACAGCTCAAG gtgTTCTCTCTCCCTAAGGTGAGCGCCAAGACCAAGTTCAAGCTGACGGCACATGAAGGCTGTCGGGTGAGGAAGGTGGCCCTGGTGGTCTTCAGCTCCACAGCTCAGGAAGActacagtgaacacacactggTGTGTCTCACCAACATGGGAGACATGCACCTCTTCAACATACCGGGCCTTCGACCACAG GTGCGTTACGACTGCATCCGCAAAGAAGACATCAGTGGTATTGCATCCTGTGTCTTCACCAAGAATGGACAGG GCTTTTACCTGATCTCTCCCTCAGAGTACGAGAGGTTCTCACTGTCTGCAAAGGTCGTCACTGAGCCGCTCTTCTCTGTTCAGCTGGACCGATCACTAGAACCCACACCTGcctg CGATGGTATGACGACGCAGCCACAAGCCAACGGAACCCACAAGAACCAGATGAGTCAGGCTgagg gacaaacagaagAGCTCCCAAGTTCCCTGTCCTCTCCCAACCTGGACACCCCGCTGGACTCCCCCCTCAGCTGTGCTGACCTCACCCTCGACACCACCGGAGACCTCACCGTGGAGGACGTCAGGGATTTCCTAAC CACTGTGGACGAAGCAGAGAACAACCTGAAGAACattaaagaggaggagggacgcTCGACTGGCATCCTCATCAACTGA